The Peribacillus sp. FSL E2-0218 genome contains a region encoding:
- the dapG gene encoding aspartate kinase yields MKIIVQKYGGTSVRDEESRSFARGHIEKAIQEGFKVVVVVSAMGRKGDPYATDTLLSLVNGSKAILSKREQDLLMSVGETISSVVFTNMLLEHGIEAVAYTGAQAGFLTNTDYSSAKIMEMKCDRLMKELELKDVVVVAGFQGAAKNGDITTIGRGGSDTSAAALGAALQAERVDIFTDVEGIMTADPRIADLARPLSIVSYTEVCNMAYQGAKVIHPRAVEIAMQAKVPIRIRSTYSEGLGTLVTSVNKGSQGSDIRERLVTGIAHVPKITQIKVRAKKDQYNLQAEVFKAMANASISVDFINIYPSGVVYTVSEEMTDLALSILAELGHEPVIERNCAKVSVVGAGINGVPGVAAKIVTALSEKEIAILQSADSHTTIWVLVKEEDLIEAVNSLHYAFQLHESEIK; encoded by the coding sequence ATGAAAATCATTGTCCAGAAATACGGTGGGACATCCGTTCGTGATGAGGAAAGCCGGTCATTTGCCCGAGGGCATATAGAAAAGGCAATTCAAGAAGGCTTTAAGGTGGTGGTCGTGGTTTCAGCGATGGGGAGGAAGGGCGATCCCTATGCAACGGACACTTTGCTTTCTTTAGTGAATGGCTCGAAAGCGATACTTTCGAAACGTGAACAGGATCTCCTTATGTCAGTTGGTGAAACGATCTCCTCGGTAGTATTTACCAACATGCTGTTGGAACACGGTATTGAAGCCGTAGCATATACAGGGGCACAGGCGGGATTCTTGACGAATACCGACTATTCAAGTGCGAAAATCATGGAAATGAAATGCGACCGTCTCATGAAGGAATTGGAATTGAAGGATGTAGTCGTCGTAGCAGGATTCCAGGGTGCGGCAAAAAATGGGGATATCACCACCATCGGACGTGGTGGAAGTGATACATCAGCTGCAGCGTTAGGCGCAGCTTTGCAAGCGGAGAGGGTAGATATATTTACGGATGTGGAAGGCATCATGACGGCCGATCCACGAATTGCAGATCTTGCGCGTCCGTTATCGATCGTTTCCTATACCGAAGTTTGCAACATGGCCTATCAAGGTGCGAAGGTGATACATCCACGCGCTGTTGAAATTGCCATGCAGGCAAAAGTGCCGATCCGGATCAGATCCACATACAGCGAAGGTTTGGGGACACTTGTTACAAGTGTGAATAAAGGAAGCCAGGGCAGTGATATCCGTGAGAGGCTCGTCACAGGAATTGCCCATGTTCCGAAAATCACACAAATCAAGGTGCGTGCGAAAAAGGATCAATATAATTTACAAGCCGAGGTTTTCAAGGCAATGGCCAACGCCTCCATTTCGGTCGACTTCATCAATATATATCCGAGCGGTGTCGTATATACCGTTTCCGAGGAAATGACGGATCTCGCTCTTTCAATTTTGGCCGAGCTTGGTCACGAACCGGTCATTGAACGGAATTGCGCCAAAGTCTCTGTCGTCGGTGCAGGCATCAACGGGGTGCCTGGTGTTGCTGCGAAGATCGTAACGGCACTTTCGGAGAAGGAAATAGCCATTCTTCAATCCGCTGACAGCCATACGACGATATGGGTCTTGGTCAAGGAAGAAGATTTGATAGAAGCTGTTAATTCACTTCACTACGCATTTCAGCTGCATGAAAGTGAAATTAAATAA
- a CDS encoding ClpP family protease, giving the protein MDNAPLPNENEGRQEGKNSTLIEKIQQLGATNVPQLSKDSKIHCLTIIGQIEGHMQLPPQNKTTKYEHVIPQIVAIEQNPNIEGLLVILNTVGGDVEAGLAIAEMLASLSKPSVSIVLGGGHSIGVPIAVSCDHSYIAETATMTIHPIRLTGLVIGVPQTFEYLDKMQERVIKFVTRHSNVTEESFKELMFAKGNLTRDIGTNVVGAEAVEIGMIDDVGGVGQAMRKLNSFMEERKPKTAGEEEGLLQ; this is encoded by the coding sequence GTGGATAATGCACCATTACCAAATGAAAATGAAGGCCGGCAGGAAGGGAAGAATTCCACTTTAATCGAAAAGATCCAGCAGCTGGGGGCAACGAATGTCCCACAACTATCAAAGGACTCGAAAATCCATTGTTTGACGATCATTGGTCAAATTGAAGGACATATGCAGCTGCCGCCTCAAAATAAAACGACTAAATATGAGCATGTTATCCCACAAATCGTGGCGATTGAGCAAAACCCGAATATCGAGGGACTGCTTGTCATTTTGAATACTGTGGGTGGGGATGTTGAAGCGGGACTGGCGATTGCAGAGATGCTTGCTTCCCTGTCCAAGCCATCCGTTTCGATCGTACTCGGCGGAGGGCATTCCATCGGAGTTCCGATTGCCGTATCATGTGACCATTCCTATATCGCTGAAACGGCGACGATGACGATTCATCCGATTCGTCTGACAGGCCTTGTCATAGGTGTTCCGCAAACCTTTGAATACTTGGATAAGATGCAGGAAAGAGTCATCAAGTTTGTAACGAGGCACTCCAACGTAACGGAGGAAAGTTTCAAGGAATTAATGTTTGCCAAAGGTAATCTAACCCGTGATATCGGTACGAATGTAGTCGGGGCTGAGGCCGTCGAAATCGGGATGATCGATGATGTCGGGGGTGTGGGCCAGGCCATGAGGAAGCTGAATAGCTTCATGGAAGAAAGAAAACCAAAAACAGCCGGTGAAGAGGAGGGGCTCCTGCAATGA
- a CDS encoding pitrilysin family protein gives MIKKYTCQNGVRIVLENIPTVRSAAIGVWIKTGSRNETPELNGVSHFLEHMFFKGTTTRNAREIAESFDSVGGQVNAFTSKEYTCYYAKVMDNHASYALEILADMFFNSTFDEEELKKEKNVVYEEIKMYEDTPDDIVHDLLSQAVYEKHPLGYPILGTEETLETFNSETLKKYVHDMYTPDKVVISIAGNVDEKLIQEVESYFGSYQGGEHRPELIKPAFHENRITRKKETEQAHLCLGYKGLEIGNDKTYSLITLNNILGGSMSSRLFQDVREQRGLAYSVYSYHSSYQDSGLVTVYGGTGTSQLDSLYETIQETLDTLKRDGITEKELRNSKEQLKGSLMLSLESTNSRMSRNGKNELMLGEHRSLDDIIIKIDEVTEGTVNELANQIFTEHSLSLVSPLENWDK, from the coding sequence TTGATTAAGAAATACACGTGTCAAAATGGAGTAAGAATCGTATTGGAAAATATTCCAACAGTACGCTCGGCAGCCATCGGAGTATGGATTAAAACCGGTTCCCGAAATGAAACCCCTGAATTGAATGGAGTTTCGCATTTTCTGGAGCACATGTTTTTCAAAGGGACAACAACAAGGAATGCACGTGAAATTGCCGAGTCGTTCGATAGCGTCGGCGGCCAAGTGAATGCATTCACCTCAAAGGAATATACATGCTATTATGCAAAAGTAATGGATAACCATGCTAGCTATGCACTTGAAATCCTTGCAGATATGTTCTTTAATTCAACCTTCGATGAAGAAGAGCTTAAAAAAGAAAAAAATGTCGTCTATGAAGAGATTAAAATGTATGAAGACACACCGGATGATATTGTTCACGACCTCTTAAGCCAGGCGGTATATGAAAAGCATCCGCTGGGCTATCCAATCCTGGGTACGGAGGAAACGCTTGAAACATTCAATAGTGAAACATTGAAGAAATACGTCCATGATATGTATACACCAGATAAAGTGGTAATCTCCATAGCTGGGAATGTCGATGAAAAGTTGATTCAAGAAGTCGAAAGCTACTTTGGCTCGTATCAAGGAGGGGAGCACCGTCCTGAATTGATCAAGCCAGCTTTTCATGAAAATAGGATCACTCGTAAAAAAGAAACGGAGCAAGCCCACTTATGCCTTGGGTACAAAGGATTGGAAATCGGCAATGATAAAACATACAGCTTGATTACCTTGAACAATATTCTTGGGGGAAGCATGAGCAGCCGTTTATTCCAGGACGTCAGGGAGCAACGCGGCCTTGCCTATTCCGTATATTCTTATCACTCCAGCTACCAAGATAGCGGTTTGGTGACAGTCTATGGCGGGACAGGCACAAGCCAATTGGATAGCCTGTATGAAACGATTCAGGAAACATTGGATACTTTAAAAAGGGACGGCATCACTGAAAAGGAATTGCGCAATAGTAAAGAGCAGCTTAAAGGCAGCTTGATGCTTAGTCTTGAAAGCACGAATAGCCGCATGAGCCGAAATGGCAAGAATGAGCTCATGTTGGGTGAGCACCGTTCCCTCGATGATATTATCATCAAGATTGACGAGGTGACGGAAGGTACCGTAAATGAACTGGCAAATCAAATCTTTACGGAACACTCCCTGTCATTGGTGAGCCCCCTGGAAAACTGGGACAAATAA
- the asd gene encoding aspartate-semialdehyde dehydrogenase, with protein sequence MTETQGLHIAVVGATGAVGQQMISTLEQRNLPIKKIIFLSSARSAGTKLTFKGEEIEVQEARPESFEGIDIALFSAGGSVSKELAPEAVKRGAIVVDNTSAFRMDENVPLVVPEVNEADLRQHNGIIANPNCSTIQMVVALEPIRETYGLSKIVVSTYQAVSGAGAAAINELKEQARDLLDDKEIEPRILPVKGDEKHYQIAFNVIPQIDKFQDNGYTFEEMKMINETKKIMHMNDLPVAATCVRLPVVTGHSESVYIEVEKEGVTASQIKDLMKTAPGVVLEDEPEQQIYPTPASSVGKNDVFVGRIRKDLDEDKGFHLWVVSDNLLKGAAWNSVQIAESLLKLGLVTVK encoded by the coding sequence ATGACTGAGACACAGGGATTGCATATTGCAGTTGTGGGAGCAACTGGAGCAGTGGGACAACAAATGATTTCAACACTCGAACAACGGAATTTACCGATCAAGAAAATCATCTTTTTATCATCGGCTCGTTCCGCGGGAACCAAACTTACGTTTAAGGGCGAAGAAATCGAAGTGCAGGAAGCAAGACCTGAAAGCTTTGAAGGCATCGATATCGCTTTATTCAGTGCTGGAGGAAGCGTGTCTAAGGAATTGGCTCCAGAAGCAGTGAAGCGCGGAGCGATAGTAGTGGATAATACGAGCGCATTCCGTATGGATGAAAATGTGCCGCTTGTCGTCCCTGAAGTAAACGAAGCTGACTTAAGACAGCATAATGGAATCATTGCCAACCCAAATTGTTCAACCATTCAAATGGTCGTGGCATTAGAACCTATCCGCGAGACCTATGGATTATCAAAAATCGTGGTTTCCACCTATCAGGCCGTTTCAGGTGCTGGGGCTGCTGCAATAAATGAATTAAAAGAACAAGCACGCGACTTGCTTGATGATAAAGAAATAGAACCAAGGATTTTACCGGTCAAGGGCGACGAAAAGCATTATCAAATCGCATTCAACGTCATTCCTCAAATCGATAAATTCCAAGATAATGGGTATACGTTCGAAGAGATGAAAATGATTAATGAAACTAAGAAAATCATGCATATGAATGATCTTCCGGTAGCTGCAACATGTGTAAGGCTTCCTGTTGTTACGGGTCATTCGGAATCTGTTTATATTGAAGTGGAAAAAGAAGGAGTGACAGCTTCTCAAATCAAGGATTTGATGAAAACGGCTCCTGGAGTAGTGCTGGAGGATGAACCGGAACAACAAATCTATCCAACGCCTGCTTCTTCCGTTGGCAAAAATGACGTATTCGTCGGTCGGATTCGCAAGGACTTGGATGAGGATAAAGGCTTCCATTTATGGGTGGTTTCCGATAATCTATTAAAGGGAGCAGCCTGGAACTCCGTCCAGATTGCAGAAAGCCTTTTAAAATTAGGTTTAGTGACCGTCAAGTAA
- a CDS encoding YlzJ-like family protein — protein MTLYTIVPEVIIFPHHHEKTANLIEMIYNGVHVMVEHDGQRSFRIDRIVSTDPADYMNANIHPGTVINVFEQPNGH, from the coding sequence ATGACACTCTATACAATCGTCCCTGAAGTAATCATCTTTCCCCATCACCATGAAAAAACGGCGAATTTAATCGAAATGATCTATAATGGTGTGCATGTAATGGTTGAACATGATGGTCAACGGTCATTTCGAATTGATCGAATTGTGAGCACCGATCCCGCGGATTATATGAACGCAAACATCCATCCGGGGACAGTCATCAACGTGTTCGAACAGCCCAACGGCCACTGA
- a CDS encoding dipicolinate synthase subunit B, with translation MSLQGKRIGFGLTGSHCTYDEVFPEIEKLVNEGAEVIPIVTSTVQNTETRFGKGDDWVERIEKLTGNRVVDTIVKAEPLGPKLPLDCMVIAPLTGNSMSKMANALTDSPVLMAAKATMRNHRPVVVAISTNDALGLNGVNLMRLMAAKDIYFVPYGQDNPIGKPSSMVARMSMIRDTIISALEREQIQPVIVEKFKDSLD, from the coding sequence ATGAGTCTCCAAGGGAAAAGGATTGGTTTTGGATTGACAGGATCACATTGCACATATGATGAAGTATTTCCTGAAATTGAAAAGCTTGTGAATGAAGGGGCGGAGGTCATCCCAATCGTAACATCGACCGTGCAGAATACGGAAACGCGTTTTGGGAAGGGCGATGATTGGGTTGAAAGAATTGAAAAATTGACGGGGAATCGAGTCGTTGATACAATCGTCAAAGCGGAGCCATTAGGGCCGAAATTGCCACTTGATTGTATGGTGATCGCCCCTTTGACAGGTAACTCAATGAGCAAAATGGCAAATGCCCTTACCGATTCGCCCGTACTTATGGCTGCAAAAGCGACGATGAGAAACCACCGTCCGGTTGTGGTGGCAATATCCACGAACGATGCACTTGGGTTAAATGGTGTCAATCTCATGAGGTTGATGGCAGCAAAGGATATTTATTTCGTTCCGTATGGCCAGGATAATCCTATAGGTAAGCCGAGCTCGATGGTTGCGAGGATGAGCATGATAAGGGACACAATCATATCGGCACTCGAAAGGGAGCAAATTCAGCCAGTCATCGTCGAAAAGTTCAAGGATAGTTTAGACTGA
- the dapA gene encoding 4-hydroxy-tetrahydrodipicolinate synthase, giving the protein MMIFGRVSTAMVTPFDSKGNIDLQKTTKLVNYLIKNGTDSLVLSGTTGESPTLSSEEKIALLRHVSKIVEKRVPIIMGTGSNNTYASIELTKKAEQNGADAIMLVAPYYSRTNQEGLYQHFKAIAASTTLPVMIYNIPGRASVNIEPETIIRLSKIANILAVKEASGDLNAMTEIIAGTDEDFALYSGDDALTLPVLAIGGVGVVSVASHVAGNELQKIVEAFISGNLKEAARLHQELLPLIKGLFAAPSPAPVKTALQLNGIDVGSVRLPIVPLTEQERLSLASVLKK; this is encoded by the coding sequence ATGATGATATTTGGTAGAGTATCAACCGCAATGGTCACCCCTTTCGATAGCAAGGGAAATATCGATTTGCAGAAAACGACCAAATTGGTCAATTACTTAATAAAGAATGGAACAGACTCCCTTGTACTTTCGGGGACGACGGGGGAATCTCCAACTTTATCTTCGGAGGAGAAGATCGCCTTATTGCGGCATGTCTCCAAGATTGTGGAAAAAAGAGTGCCCATCATCATGGGTACAGGTAGCAACAATACGTATGCTTCCATTGAGCTGACCAAAAAAGCAGAACAAAATGGTGCCGATGCGATCATGCTGGTGGCCCCTTATTATAGCAGGACGAATCAAGAAGGCCTTTATCAACATTTCAAAGCAATCGCAGCGAGCACGACACTGCCTGTAATGATTTATAATATCCCTGGCCGTGCTTCGGTTAACATCGAGCCGGAAACGATCATCCGCCTTTCAAAAATTGCTAATATCTTAGCGGTGAAAGAAGCTAGCGGAGATTTGAATGCAATGACCGAGATCATAGCCGGAACGGATGAGGATTTCGCGTTGTACAGCGGTGATGACGCTTTAACTCTCCCAGTCCTTGCAATAGGGGGCGTTGGGGTAGTTTCAGTTGCATCCCATGTTGCGGGCAATGAGTTACAGAAAATAGTCGAGGCATTCATCAGCGGGAATTTGAAAGAGGCAGCCAGGCTGCATCAGGAACTATTACCGCTGATCAAAGGCTTATTTGCCGCCCCAAGCCCGGCACCTGTCAAAACAGCGCTTCAGTTAAATGGAATTGATGTGGGGTCCGTCAGGCTGCCGATCGTGCCTTTGACGGAACAGGAACGACTTTCTTTAGCCTCTGTATTAAAAAAATAA
- a CDS encoding YlmC/YmxH family sporulation protein, with protein MRLSEMSGKEIVDVNRAERLGVLGQTDLEIDETGQITTLIIPSVKWFGLMRNGSEIRVPWNHIKKIGTDMVIIDFQEGLSKDGEHMDG; from the coding sequence GTGAGATTGAGTGAAATGAGCGGTAAGGAGATAGTTGATGTAAACAGGGCGGAACGATTGGGGGTTCTCGGACAGACGGATCTGGAAATAGACGAAACTGGACAAATTACCACATTGATCATCCCTTCGGTCAAATGGTTCGGCCTTATGAGGAATGGAAGTGAAATCCGGGTACCTTGGAACCATATAAAAAAAATCGGGACGGATATGGTGATCATTGATTTCCAGGAAGGGCTTTCGAAAGATGGGGAGCATATGGACGGATAG
- the dpaA gene encoding dipicolinic acid synthetase subunit A produces MLTGMQIAVIGGDARQLEVVRKLTELDAKLLLVGFEQLDHAFTGAVKEKMEDINFKEIDSVILPVRGTDPDGKVETIFSSEEVVLTEEMIKDTPAHCIFYAGISNNYLNEIFQNADRKLVLLFERDDVAIYNSIPTVEGAIMMAIQHTDFTIHGSNVAVLGLGRVGMSVARSFHALGAKVKVGARKSEDIARISEMALTPFQLKNLAAEMKNVDICINTIPFQIITANVLANMPVHTLIIDLASKPGGTDFRYAEKRGIKALLAPSLPGIVAPKTAGQILANALGVLIQDEFRKRKGNKI; encoded by the coding sequence ATGCTCACAGGTATGCAAATCGCTGTAATTGGTGGAGATGCGCGTCAGCTCGAAGTTGTCCGTAAACTGACGGAGCTTGATGCGAAGCTATTATTAGTTGGTTTTGAACAGCTCGACCATGCTTTTACCGGAGCGGTTAAGGAAAAAATGGAAGATATAAATTTCAAGGAAATTGATTCAGTAATCCTGCCTGTCCGGGGGACGGATCCTGATGGAAAAGTGGAAACGATTTTTTCCAGCGAAGAGGTTGTCTTGACGGAAGAAATGATAAAAGATACCCCGGCACACTGCATTTTTTATGCAGGGATCAGTAATAACTACCTCAATGAAATTTTTCAGAATGCGGACCGCAAACTTGTTCTCTTGTTCGAGCGCGATGATGTGGCCATTTATAATTCAATTCCTACCGTGGAGGGTGCAATCATGATGGCCATCCAGCATACCGACTTTACAATCCATGGTTCGAATGTAGCTGTTCTTGGTTTAGGAAGGGTCGGCATGAGTGTAGCCAGATCATTCCATGCTCTTGGAGCAAAAGTTAAGGTAGGGGCCAGAAAAAGTGAAGATATCGCGAGGATAAGCGAAATGGCACTAACCCCTTTTCAGTTAAAAAATCTAGCTGCTGAAATGAAAAATGTTGATATTTGTATCAATACGATCCCTTTTCAGATCATTACGGCAAACGTGCTGGCAAATATGCCCGTTCACACATTAATCATCGACCTTGCTTCAAAACCAGGGGGGACGGATTTTCGTTATGCTGAAAAAAGGGGAATAAAGGCGCTGTTGGCACCGAGCTTACCGGGTATAGTAGCCCCGAAAACAGCTGGTCAGATATTGGCGAACGCGCTGGGAGTATTGATTCAGGATGAGTTCAGGAAAAGGAAGGGGAATAAGATATGA
- a CDS encoding ribonuclease J translates to MGKDKHNGIKVISLGGQGELGKNMYVVEVNEDIYLLDAGLMLPEEEMLGIDAVIPDISYLIDNKERIQGIFITHGHEDHMGALAYVLKFLPVPVYGTKLTLALIKTKLKEDGFNGRATFTEIDSDSLLSFPQAAVSFFRTNHSIPDSVGVVIHTRDGAIVYTGDFKFDQAASDLYKPEIGKMASIGEEGVLCLLSDSTGAERPGYTPSEAIVAKDITEAFLAASGRIVVACFASNINRIQHVFNAAAASRRKVAVVGKSLQRVYETALNLGYLKAEEELIIPINEISQYDDREIVVLSTGHQGEPIAALQKMAKQTHKQVTIKKGDTVLISASPLQGGELILSKTVDLLYRVGAEVVSSNKYKVHVTGHGSQEELKMMINLMNPKFFIPVHGEYRQLYAHQKVGIAAGIKRENIVIAEKGDVIELKGNKIGLAGKVPSGNILIDGSGVGDVGNIVLRDRRLLSQDGILIVVVTLNRQDKSIAAGPEIISRGFVYVRESEKMIAEATEIVSEIVKKNGSRQPFDWSTLKQEMRDALNQFFYEKTKRRPMILPIIMEY, encoded by the coding sequence TTGGGTAAAGATAAACATAATGGCATAAAGGTCATTTCTCTTGGAGGACAAGGGGAACTTGGTAAAAACATGTACGTTGTTGAGGTGAATGAGGATATCTATCTGCTAGATGCAGGTTTGATGCTTCCGGAAGAAGAAATGCTGGGAATCGATGCGGTTATCCCTGATATTTCTTACTTGATCGATAATAAAGAACGTATTCAGGGAATATTCATTACCCATGGTCATGAAGACCATATGGGAGCGCTTGCATATGTTTTGAAATTTTTACCCGTTCCCGTTTATGGAACGAAGCTTACCCTTGCGCTAATTAAAACGAAATTAAAGGAAGATGGCTTTAACGGAAGGGCGACATTTACCGAGATCGATTCCGATTCTCTGTTAAGTTTCCCTCAAGCAGCCGTATCATTTTTCCGGACTAACCATAGCATCCCCGATTCTGTCGGAGTGGTAATCCACACCCGCGATGGTGCCATCGTTTATACGGGGGATTTCAAATTCGACCAAGCGGCAAGCGATCTGTATAAACCAGAGATCGGAAAAATGGCCAGTATTGGCGAAGAAGGCGTTCTATGCTTGCTATCGGATAGTACGGGTGCCGAGAGGCCGGGGTACACGCCGTCAGAAGCCATTGTGGCCAAAGACATTACTGAAGCTTTCCTTGCCGCTTCAGGCAGGATCGTCGTTGCGTGCTTCGCTTCGAACATCAACCGGATTCAACATGTTTTCAATGCAGCTGCGGCAAGTCGCAGGAAAGTGGCCGTTGTAGGGAAAAGCCTGCAGCGTGTTTATGAAACAGCATTGAATCTTGGTTATTTAAAGGCAGAAGAAGAGCTGATCATCCCTATCAATGAAATTAGCCAATATGACGATCGTGAAATCGTCGTATTATCTACAGGCCATCAAGGAGAACCGATTGCGGCGCTTCAAAAAATGGCTAAACAAACTCATAAACAGGTGACGATCAAAAAAGGTGATACCGTACTGATCAGTGCTTCACCGCTCCAGGGAGGCGAACTGATTTTATCCAAGACCGTGGATTTGCTTTATAGGGTTGGCGCTGAAGTGGTATCGTCCAATAAATATAAAGTTCACGTAACGGGACATGGAAGCCAGGAAGAACTGAAAATGATGATCAACCTGATGAATCCTAAATTCTTTATCCCGGTGCATGGTGAATATCGCCAATTATATGCTCACCAAAAAGTCGGAATCGCCGCTGGAATTAAACGGGAAAATATCGTGATTGCCGAAAAAGGTGATGTCATCGAGCTTAAAGGAAATAAAATCGGCCTAGCCGGCAAAGTCCCTTCAGGAAATATCCTGATAGATGGCAGCGGTGTAGGGGATGTCGGCAATATCGTTCTTCGTGATCGCCGCTTGTTATCCCAGGATGGCATTTTGATCGTCGTCGTAACCTTGAACCGTCAAGATAAAAGCATTGCCGCTGGTCCTGAAATCATTTCAAGGGGATTCGTTTATGTTCGTGAATCCGAAAAAATGATCGCGGAAGCGACCGAAATCGTAAGTGAAATCGTCAAAAAAAATGGATCGCGCCAACCATTCGATTGGTCTACACTGAAACAGGAAATGCGTGATGCCTTGAATCAGTTCTTCTACGAAAAAACGAAACGTCGTCCAATGATCTTGCCGATCATCATGGAATATTAA